Part of the Arachis hypogaea cultivar Tifrunner chromosome 6, arahy.Tifrunner.gnm2.J5K5, whole genome shotgun sequence genome, AATAGCAAATGAGGTACATAACATATATAGAGCAATAAACATTTAATGAAATTACCTGCAAGTGACTTTTAATGTGTGTAATTGACAACAAATCAGATTTCATCATGTCTAATATAGCCTTAGGCTTTGCCTCTGCCATGAATTAAGCAAGGAATTAATAGTAAGAGATATATAGAAGAAGAGATTTTAGTTGCTGTATGTGTTGAGAATTGTGAACTTACTATGCGGACCACCGAGTCTATTAACAACGGTCATGAATGGCTCATGCAGATCTTTGGTCCATCTTATTCTTCTTTTAatcgatgatgacgatgatgatgatggaccTCTCCTATAACCACAGTTGCTAGAACCACTCACATAGCCTTGCTTTTCTGTCTTTGACCATATATATTGCAATCATGTAGTTTCAGAGCCAAATTGGGGGGTGAATAATAACTACTCTCAAATTATTTCTTAATAATTTGTTAAGATATCAAGATTTGTTACCTGAGccaattagtcattaataatagTAGTAAGCTAAATAGTTAAAAGGTGCGAGGTAGACAAATTCTGTTTGTGTGTGATTAGTGAATTAATTTGTTAGAATATTGACTATAAATAGTTGTGTAATCCGCAAACTAGCTATAAttgacatagtctctccatactcatctaagaagatgcgggttcgagtctctctATCTTTATTCTAACAAACTAATTCATTAATCACACACTAACAGAATTTATTCACATCAGCACTTTCTAACTAACTAATATTTAATTCAAGAAATGATTATGTAACTTATTCAAGTCATTAATTTCTACTaatgaaggaaagaagaaaaggaggTAAATTTATGAGAAGTAATAAGAACCTGATTTGTTTGAAAGCAAATCTGAAGAGGCTTCTCATGATGATCTGTAGCATCATATTCATGATCATCATGAACATGATGTTGTTGTGGATAGTGTTGATGGAAGATTAGCACATCATTAGCAGCAGCAAGATCAGAGTATGAAGAAGGAATAGTGTTGCATCTTTCATAAGAGGAATAGCTATCTGCACTACTACTGCTAATACTAGAAGACTCAACTGCATCAACAACTGTTCCTGTTGTTAATGGAAGCTCAAAGTTCCAAGCAGAAGCAGGAACAACCTCATCATAATAGGGCTCATAACTACTCTGATCTTGTTCCCAGCACTCACCATATTGGTACatgcttctttctttctctctcttttgcaAATGCTATAGCACTTGGTTTATGTGTCTTCTTCATCTCTTCATTTATATCCCCAAACAAAACCTTGTTACTAAAAAAAGTAATTTATATCTCTATGTTTCTCTACTTTATTTATAATGTATGAGGACATAGCTTTGTCCAAGTGCATAGAGAATTTCCGAATGTACAAGGACAATTTTCTTGTCTCAATTCAAACATTGCTTGTGGTTAGCTTCATAGAGATACCAATAGTCACCTACATCATATATATACTATAGTCTTAGTTTATTTTATAAGAGATTCACATATACCACTTGCAATTGTTTAATCAATTTTGTGATATTGTGACTCAGCACAAACAATGCATTGAGTTAAGAGCCTCCTATTTAAAACAAGAAGGAGAAAACAAGAAGATTAAACTGCATAATAACGTAGTATATGTTGACATGGGAACAAGATTCCTGAGCAATTTAGGTCATGTTTAATGTTTCCTGTTCTTGTTAATTAGTTGTTAAGATAAAGATTCTGTATTAATTAAATAGGAATAggaatatatatgtatttatatcgacatgcaaaagtggaatcATGTCCAATAATTAGCTTAATTAGTAGGTTATTTTAATgagaaatgctatttgtacaccaaaattagcgattaaaattatttatgtataaatacatgtataatttaatttattttcaatgtgtatttatattctaacatgtattttatactagtagcagattttagtaactgattttggtgtacacataGTATAACCTTTGAAGAAATAATAATTAActttttaatgaattaaaataggaTTATGCTATGTGtataccaaaatcagccactagtataaaatacatgctggaatacaaatatacattaaaaataaattaaactacacatatatttatacacaaatatattagtgactaattttaatgactgattttggtgtacaaatagcatttctaTTTCTTCAAATACTTTTTATTGGTTATAAAATACCAATCAAAGTATCATTATTAAATTGACGTGGAACCAACGAATGGTGtacatttgaaaatataaaagaagaatCTAAAAAGAACATATTTCATCATTTTAATGTTTGTATCAttaaattacttattccaaaaaTATTGATCATTACAAAAGATAGTAATTTACAAATAAAAGAAACTGATAAAGTCATTTTTGTATGTTGGCTAGGAGAACTTTTCTTTGTTACAAAAATCTCAAACTCAAGATCGAATTTCTTTCAATTCCCAACGTACATCTTGAAAGCTTTGTTTTTATTTAACCTGGTTCACTTACCAGTGAAGTCATATTCGAAAACCTTCACCCAACGAACAAATCAAAAGAAGGAATAAAAGAGTAAAAGACAATCTCATACTAGAATTAGATCATGTAAGTATAATACCCACACTTAATTGGTCCTaggatcactcactcatataaatgacgctatcatatTTTCATCTTTCAAACTCACTAATACTCATAAAATAAAGGAGAGAATTTCAAAACATACTCATTTTCATTATGGAACACATATATACAATTCACAAGGCAtatgtgcctttatataggcaatacttcctactaaaataataatttatgaattaCAACTCAATTTTGTAATAATTACTATTTTATGAGTTGGCTTCATGAATCTTCTTTCAACTTGTATTCATGTAGTTTCCATAATCTTCTAATTTTCTTGACttccaatttcaattcaatttgattttgaatttcttcaatgTTGTAGAATGTTGTAGGTGTACTATTCTTTTGaatgttcttcaaaaatcttcAAGCTTCCAATATGTTAGCTTCTAGCAACATCTAGCAAATTGATGATTATTGTATTCAACTAAAACTTTGCTTCTTCTTTGACCATTTTGACTTCAAAAACTCTTCATGAAAATTCTAGTGATGCAAGTTGATTTATAATGAATTAACATTGCCTCCCTTAAATCAAGCTTGCAGAATTAATCATTCCAAGCATCTTCTTCAATTTGTAAAATAACTCTGTCTTCAATGGCTTTGTAAAGATAtctgcaacttgttcttcagttggACAGTACTCGATCACAACTTCTTTTTCATTCACCAACTCTCTGATTTTGTGAAATCGAATATCAATATGCTTCGATCTTCCATGGAATACTGGATTTTTGCAAAGTGCAATAGCTGACTTGTTATCGCAaaatattgttgttggagtattTTGTTTCTCGTTCAATTCCTCAAGAATTCTTCTTAGCCAAACTGCTTGTGTTGCACAACTTGCTGCTGCTATATATTCTGCTTCTGCTGTAGATAGTGCTACTACTGGTTGTTTCTTTGACGACCATGAAATTGCACCAGAACTAAGATGAAATCTAAACCCTGaagtactttttcttgtttctatatCTCCGGCCCAATCACTATCAGTGTAGCCAACAAGGTTTACTTCATtagtattctcataataaatttcATCATTTAAAATACCTTTGATATATCGAAGAATTCTCTTTGCCGCTTGCAAATGGTTGGTATAAGGCTCCTCCATAAATCTGCTAAACAAACCAACTCCAAACACAATATCTGGTCTAGTTGCAGTcaagtaccttagacttccaatCAAGCTTTTGTAATATGTATGATTTACTGCTCCTCCTTTATCTTCTCTCAGCAATTTGAATTTCTCTTCGACTGGAGTAGAAACTAGT contains:
- the LOC112696105 gene encoding uncharacterized protein isoform X2, which translates into the protein MYQYGECWEQDQSSYEPYYDEVVPASAWNFELPLTTGTVVDAVESSSISSSSADSYSSYERCNTIPSSYSDLAAANDVLIFHQHYPQQHHVHDDHEYDATDHHEKPLQICFQTNQTEKQGYVSGSSNCGYRRGPSSSSSSSIKRRIRWTKDLHEPFMTVVNRLGGPHKAKPKAILDMMKSDLLSITHIKSHLQKYRSTIWHHKASHERSFEEGDKTDVTHQLQHKIQIQIEESQQLQQEVRRSIHQQLEMQRTLQMLIEQQREQLKMMLDQQKERNKVGKKLNNP
- the LOC112696105 gene encoding uncharacterized protein isoform X1; the encoded protein is MYQYGECWEQDQSSYEPYYDEVVPASAWNFELPLTTGTVVDAVESSSISSSSADSYSSYERCNTIPSSYSDLAAANDVLIFHQHYPQQHHVHDDHEYDATDHHEKPLQICFQTNQTEKQGYVSGSSNCGYRRGPSSSSSSSIKRRIRWTKDLHEPFMTVVNRLGGPHKAKPKAILDMMKSDLLSITHIKSHLQKYRSTIWHHKASHERSFEEGDKTDVTHQLQHKIRQIQIEESQQLQQEVRRSIHQQLEMQRTLQMLIEQQREQLKMMLDQQKERNKVGKKLNNP